One stretch of Excalfactoria chinensis isolate bCotChi1 chromosome 2, bCotChi1.hap2, whole genome shotgun sequence DNA includes these proteins:
- the NR1D2 gene encoding nuclear receptor subfamily 1 group D member 2 isoform X2, with translation MEVSAGGVIAYISSSSSASSPASCHSESSDSGFQSSSSPVPSSPNSSSSESSCNGRSSEGSDGAPKSDRLEETVKPSQSGVAGLTKGHNGVTKFNGMVLLCKVCGDVASGFHYGVHACEGCKGFFRRSIQQNIQYKKCLKNNNCSIMRMNRNRCQQCRFKKCLSVGMSRDAVRFGRIPKREKQRMLIEMQSAMKTMMNSQFSGHLPNEALAEHQDQAPQEDLSSKPKQERETLKSPSPPPSSDMAKEEVIGMVTRAHKDTFMYNQEQSQNPAEMMQSQSGERVSKNTEQYMLSSEHCVSGLSGPQYPESEQHLGGQYKGRSTMHYPSGHAICFTNGHCMNFTNGYTQRLCDRIPEDVFSSNRNTTYSCSTGGRMHLVCPMSKTPHVDPNKSGHEVWEEFSLSFTPAVKEVVEFAKRIPGFRDLTQHDQVNLLKAGTFEVLMVRFASLFDARERTVTFLSGKKYSVDDLHSMGAGDLLNSMFEFSEKLNALQLSDEEMSLFTAVVLVSADRSGIENVNSVEALQETLIRALRTLIMKNHPNEASIFTKLLLKLPDLRSLNNMHSEELLAFKVHP, from the exons ATGGAAGTCAGCGCGG GGGGTGTGATAGCTTACATCAGCTCTTCGAGCTCAGCATCTAGCCCAGCCTCATGTCACAGCGAGAGCTCAGACAGCGGTTTCCAGTCATCCTCTTCGCCTGTACCATCTTCTCCGAACAGCTCCTCCTCGGAAAGCAGCTGCAATGGTCGGAGCAGCGAGGGGTCGGATGGGGCACCAAAGAGTGACCGGCTAGAGGAGACTGTTAAACCGAGCCAGTCGGGTGTTGCTGGCTTGACAAAAGGCCATAACGGAGTCACAA AATTCAATGGAATGGTTCTTCTTTGCAAGGTCTGTGGAGATGTTGCTTCAGGATTTCATTATGGTGTTCATGCCTGTGAGGGCTGCAAG GGTTTTTTCAGAAGAAGCATTCAGCAAAACATCCAGTATAAGAAGTGCTTGAAGAATAACAACTGCTCTATAATGAGAATGAATAGAAACAGATGCCAGCAGTGTCGTTTCAAAAAATGTCTGTCAGTTGGAATGTCAAGAGATG CTGTTCGATTTGGCCGCATTCCTAAACGTGAAAAGCAGAGGATGCTGATTGAAATGCAGAGTGCCATGAAAACCATGATGAACAGTCAGTTCAGCGGTCACTTACCCAATGAAGCGTTAGCCGAACATCAAGATCAAGCACCTCAAGAAGACCTTTCCTCTAAACCCAAACAAGAGCGGGAAACCCTGAAaagcccttctcctcctcctagCTCTGACATGGCTAAGGAGGAGGTGATTGGTATGGTCACTAGGGCCCACAAAGATACTTTCATGTACAACCAAGAACAGTCTCAAAACCCAGCAGAGATGATGCAGTCCCAGAGTGGGGAGAGGGTGTCAAAGAACACTGAACAATACATGTTGAGCAGCGAGCACTGTGTTAGTGGGCTCAGTGGCCCTCAGTACCCTGAAAGTGAGCAACACCTAGGCGGACAGTACAAAGGGAGAAGCACAATGCATTATCCAAGTGGGCACGCCATATGTTTCACAAATGGCCACTGCATGAACTTCACCAATGGTTACACTCAGCGACTGTGCGATAGAATCCCAGAAGATGtcttttcttcaaacagaaatacCACTTATTCGTGCAGCACTGGAGGAAGGATGCATCTG GTCTGCCCAATGAGTAAGACTCCCCACGTGGACCCAAACAAGTCTGGCCATGAAGTCTGGGAAGAGTTCTCGCTGAGCTTTActcctgcagtgaaagaagtGGTGGAGTTTGCCAAGCGCATCCCAGGGTTCCGAGATCTCACACAACATGACCAGGTTAACCTTCTGAAGGCTGGGACCTTTGAG GTTTTAATGGTACGGTTTGCATCTCTGTTTGACGCAAGGGAGCGTACTGTCACCTTCCTCAGTGGAAAGAAATACAGCGTGGATGACTTACATTCAATGGGAGCTGGTGATCTACTCAATTCCATGTTTGAATTTAGTGAGAAACTAAATGCCCTGCAACTTAGTGATGAGGAGATGAGTTTATTTACAGCAGTTGTCCTGGTATCTGCTG ATCGCTCTGGAATAGAAAATGTCAATTCTGTGGAGGCACTTCAGGAGACACTAATCCGTGCATTAAGGACCTTAATCATGAAAAATCACCCGAACGAAGCCTCTATTTTCACAAAACTTCTTTTGAAGTTACCTGACTTGCGTTCCTTAAACAACATGCACTCTGAAGAACTCTTAGCCTTCAAAGTTCACCCATAG
- the NR1D2 gene encoding nuclear receptor subfamily 1 group D member 2 isoform X1, with the protein MAVVHVCLLCHYMPPFFLALGGVIAYISSSSSASSPASCHSESSDSGFQSSSSPVPSSPNSSSSESSCNGRSSEGSDGAPKSDRLEETVKPSQSGVAGLTKGHNGVTKFNGMVLLCKVCGDVASGFHYGVHACEGCKGFFRRSIQQNIQYKKCLKNNNCSIMRMNRNRCQQCRFKKCLSVGMSRDAVRFGRIPKREKQRMLIEMQSAMKTMMNSQFSGHLPNEALAEHQDQAPQEDLSSKPKQERETLKSPSPPPSSDMAKEEVIGMVTRAHKDTFMYNQEQSQNPAEMMQSQSGERVSKNTEQYMLSSEHCVSGLSGPQYPESEQHLGGQYKGRSTMHYPSGHAICFTNGHCMNFTNGYTQRLCDRIPEDVFSSNRNTTYSCSTGGRMHLVCPMSKTPHVDPNKSGHEVWEEFSLSFTPAVKEVVEFAKRIPGFRDLTQHDQVNLLKAGTFEVLMVRFASLFDARERTVTFLSGKKYSVDDLHSMGAGDLLNSMFEFSEKLNALQLSDEEMSLFTAVVLVSADRSGIENVNSVEALQETLIRALRTLIMKNHPNEASIFTKLLLKLPDLRSLNNMHSEELLAFKVHP; encoded by the exons ATGGCCGTGGTGCATGTCTGCTTGTTATGTCACTACATGCCgcctttttttcttgccttagGGGGTGTGATAGCTTACATCAGCTCTTCGAGCTCAGCATCTAGCCCAGCCTCATGTCACAGCGAGAGCTCAGACAGCGGTTTCCAGTCATCCTCTTCGCCTGTACCATCTTCTCCGAACAGCTCCTCCTCGGAAAGCAGCTGCAATGGTCGGAGCAGCGAGGGGTCGGATGGGGCACCAAAGAGTGACCGGCTAGAGGAGACTGTTAAACCGAGCCAGTCGGGTGTTGCTGGCTTGACAAAAGGCCATAACGGAGTCACAA AATTCAATGGAATGGTTCTTCTTTGCAAGGTCTGTGGAGATGTTGCTTCAGGATTTCATTATGGTGTTCATGCCTGTGAGGGCTGCAAG GGTTTTTTCAGAAGAAGCATTCAGCAAAACATCCAGTATAAGAAGTGCTTGAAGAATAACAACTGCTCTATAATGAGAATGAATAGAAACAGATGCCAGCAGTGTCGTTTCAAAAAATGTCTGTCAGTTGGAATGTCAAGAGATG CTGTTCGATTTGGCCGCATTCCTAAACGTGAAAAGCAGAGGATGCTGATTGAAATGCAGAGTGCCATGAAAACCATGATGAACAGTCAGTTCAGCGGTCACTTACCCAATGAAGCGTTAGCCGAACATCAAGATCAAGCACCTCAAGAAGACCTTTCCTCTAAACCCAAACAAGAGCGGGAAACCCTGAAaagcccttctcctcctcctagCTCTGACATGGCTAAGGAGGAGGTGATTGGTATGGTCACTAGGGCCCACAAAGATACTTTCATGTACAACCAAGAACAGTCTCAAAACCCAGCAGAGATGATGCAGTCCCAGAGTGGGGAGAGGGTGTCAAAGAACACTGAACAATACATGTTGAGCAGCGAGCACTGTGTTAGTGGGCTCAGTGGCCCTCAGTACCCTGAAAGTGAGCAACACCTAGGCGGACAGTACAAAGGGAGAAGCACAATGCATTATCCAAGTGGGCACGCCATATGTTTCACAAATGGCCACTGCATGAACTTCACCAATGGTTACACTCAGCGACTGTGCGATAGAATCCCAGAAGATGtcttttcttcaaacagaaatacCACTTATTCGTGCAGCACTGGAGGAAGGATGCATCTG GTCTGCCCAATGAGTAAGACTCCCCACGTGGACCCAAACAAGTCTGGCCATGAAGTCTGGGAAGAGTTCTCGCTGAGCTTTActcctgcagtgaaagaagtGGTGGAGTTTGCCAAGCGCATCCCAGGGTTCCGAGATCTCACACAACATGACCAGGTTAACCTTCTGAAGGCTGGGACCTTTGAG GTTTTAATGGTACGGTTTGCATCTCTGTTTGACGCAAGGGAGCGTACTGTCACCTTCCTCAGTGGAAAGAAATACAGCGTGGATGACTTACATTCAATGGGAGCTGGTGATCTACTCAATTCCATGTTTGAATTTAGTGAGAAACTAAATGCCCTGCAACTTAGTGATGAGGAGATGAGTTTATTTACAGCAGTTGTCCTGGTATCTGCTG ATCGCTCTGGAATAGAAAATGTCAATTCTGTGGAGGCACTTCAGGAGACACTAATCCGTGCATTAAGGACCTTAATCATGAAAAATCACCCGAACGAAGCCTCTATTTTCACAAAACTTCTTTTGAAGTTACCTGACTTGCGTTCCTTAAACAACATGCACTCTGAAGAACTCTTAGCCTTCAAAGTTCACCCATAG